A single window of Pseudarthrobacter psychrotolerans DNA harbors:
- a CDS encoding Crp/Fnr family transcriptional regulator, translated as MDIEVLRRAPLFATLDDEAFRLLTDELTEVDLSRGASVFREGDQGDQLYFIVSGKVKLGRTSPDGRESLLAILGPGELFGEMALFDPSPRTATATAVSETRLAGLKNESLNALLRTRPEVSSQLLQALARRLRRTNDSLSDLVFSDVPGRVAKALLDLADRFGRPATDGVLVAHELTQEELAQLVGASRETVNKALAEFVQRGWLRLEARAVVILDMQRLRQRSR; from the coding sequence ATGGACATCGAGGTACTGCGCCGAGCACCCCTATTTGCGACGCTCGACGACGAAGCATTCCGACTGCTGACGGACGAGCTGACCGAGGTGGACCTCTCCCGTGGTGCATCGGTATTCCGTGAAGGCGACCAGGGCGACCAGCTCTACTTCATCGTCTCCGGCAAGGTGAAGCTGGGCCGGACGTCCCCCGATGGCAGGGAGTCCCTGCTCGCCATCCTGGGCCCGGGTGAACTGTTCGGCGAAATGGCGCTCTTTGACCCCAGCCCCCGCACGGCCACGGCCACGGCCGTTTCCGAAACCCGTCTGGCGGGCCTGAAGAACGAGAGCCTCAACGCCCTGCTGCGGACGCGCCCCGAGGTTTCGTCACAGCTGCTGCAGGCCCTGGCCCGTCGCCTGCGCCGCACCAACGATTCGCTTTCGGACCTGGTGTTCTCCGACGTCCCCGGCCGCGTGGCGAAGGCCCTGCTCGACCTGGCCGACCGCTTCGGCCGCCCGGCAACGGATGGCGTCCTGGTAGCCCACGAGCTCACCCAGGAAGAGCTGGCCCAGCTGGTAGGCGCCTCCCGCGAGACGGTCAACAAGGCCCTGGCAGAGTTCGTCCAGCGCGGCTGGCTCCGCCTCGAAGCCCGTGCCGTAGTGATCCTGGACATGCAGCGCCTCCGCCAGCGCTCCCGCTAG
- a CDS encoding NUDIX hydrolase: MPHLARRLFALPPELEGAAQSWLEHGERTPRAARYASSVVLLRDSPTGLETWLGYRPGSSPLGVLAYPGGSLEASDDDAVGWLGPSPQHWAEQMGTDDVGLARRHVVGAIRELFEEAGILLAGPDMSTTVENTSTHDWMRARVAVADQEKTFTELLAKRGLSLRTDLLKPLVNWRSPDFAHRRFDTRYFAATVPMNQQPSLLEGKGVWGRWVCATRAIAGRNTTALGDEVGQENTVGFTLGQLLVPGSEIMLEKMAAANGCIAYLSYKRKPHVYQARLVEEEGALMLEVEAAKTVAGDPQRER; this comes from the coding sequence TTGCCTCACCTCGCCCGACGCTTGTTTGCCCTTCCACCGGAACTTGAAGGAGCTGCCCAAAGCTGGCTCGAACACGGCGAGCGGACCCCGCGTGCCGCCCGCTACGCATCGTCCGTTGTGCTTCTGCGCGACTCTCCCACCGGCCTGGAGACGTGGCTGGGTTACCGGCCCGGCTCCTCGCCGTTGGGCGTCCTCGCCTATCCCGGGGGTTCCCTGGAGGCGTCCGACGACGACGCCGTCGGCTGGCTGGGCCCCTCACCCCAGCATTGGGCTGAGCAGATGGGGACGGACGACGTGGGGCTGGCGCGCCGCCACGTGGTGGGCGCCATCCGCGAGCTGTTTGAGGAAGCCGGCATACTCCTGGCCGGGCCGGACATGTCCACCACCGTGGAAAACACGTCAACGCACGATTGGATGCGGGCCCGCGTGGCCGTCGCTGACCAGGAGAAGACCTTCACTGAGTTGCTGGCCAAGCGCGGACTCTCGCTGCGGACCGACCTGCTGAAGCCCCTCGTCAACTGGCGCAGCCCGGACTTCGCGCACCGCCGGTTCGACACCCGTTATTTCGCCGCCACCGTCCCCATGAACCAGCAGCCCAGCCTGCTGGAGGGCAAAGGCGTCTGGGGCCGCTGGGTGTGCGCCACCCGGGCCATCGCCGGACGCAACACCACCGCCCTGGGCGATGAAGTGGGCCAGGAGAACACCGTGGGCTTCACCCTTGGCCAGCTCCTGGTGCCGGGCTCGGAGATCATGCTGGAGAAGATGGCGGCCGCCAACGGCTGCATCGCCTACCTCAGCTACAAGCGCAAACCCCACGTGTATCAGGCGCGGCTCGTCGAAGAAGAAGGCGCGCTGATGCTCGAAGTCGAGGCCGCCAAAACCGTAGCCGGAGACCCCCAGCGCGAGCGCTAG
- a CDS encoding RidA family protein: MSTPAETTSGPVSTPENASESAPVSAVEQRLAELGLTLPEVAAPVAAYVPAVITGSHVYTSGQLPFINGKLEATGKVSTGTEGASDEPTVSPEDAKAYAAVCAINALAAIKSVIGDLDRITRIVKVVGFVSSDPAFTGQPGVINGASELLGRVFGDAGQHARSAVGVSVLPLDSPVEVELIAEFS, encoded by the coding sequence ATGAGCACCCCCGCAGAGACCACGTCCGGCCCTGTATCGACGCCGGAAAACGCGTCTGAGTCAGCGCCGGTTTCCGCCGTTGAGCAGCGCCTCGCCGAGCTGGGACTGACCCTTCCCGAGGTGGCGGCTCCCGTCGCCGCCTACGTGCCGGCCGTTATCACCGGCAGCCATGTTTACACCTCGGGCCAGCTGCCGTTTATTAACGGCAAACTCGAAGCAACCGGCAAGGTCTCCACCGGCACAGAAGGGGCCTCCGACGAGCCCACCGTGTCCCCGGAGGACGCCAAGGCCTACGCCGCTGTCTGCGCCATCAACGCGCTGGCGGCCATCAAGAGCGTCATCGGCGATCTGGACCGCATCACCCGCATCGTCAAGGTGGTGGGCTTCGTGTCCTCCGATCCGGCCTTCACCGGACAGCCGGGCGTCATCAACGGTGCGTCCGAGCTCCTCGGCCGGGTCTTTGGTGACGCCGGTCAGCACGCCCGCTCCGCCGTCGGCGTGTCTGTTCTTCCGCTCGATTCTCCCGTAGAGGTCGAACTGATCGCTGAATTCAGCTAA
- a CDS encoding alpha-galactosidase, which yields MDPLHLRSAGTSLVMSFDSGEAEVIHWGADLGSTLPDLAILGEPIPHSAIDANVPAGLLPQASSSWRGRPALRGHRIADGVSGLDFSARLRTVTASAEGNSAVIVQTDSDAGLTVSSALTLHDGGLLELRHTLTNDGATPYQLDELGTVLPVAPDAVELLDLTGRWCRERHPQRRPIQQGTWVRTGRHGRTGHDSSLLFAAGTAGFGNRHGKVWATHLAWSGNHEQFADSIGDGRTMIGGSELLGPAEVILAPGASYTTPALFAAYSDRGLDGISEAFYSWFRSRPHHVLPATGTATTPGKPRPVVLNTWEAVYFDHNLATLIELADSAADLGVERFVLDDGWFRGRRDDHAGLGDWYVDESLWPDGLTPLIDAVTSLGMEFGLWVEPEMVNLDSDIVRAHPEWIVGPSVQSYKEGGRLPIEWRNQHVIDLVNPDAWQYIFERVDSLLRENNISYLKWDQNRDQLEHGHAGRSSVHEQTLAAYRLFDELKKSHPGVEIESCSSGGARVDLGILERTDRIWASDCNDALERQTIQRWTGLVVPPELVGGHVGPTTSHTTARTHDLSFRAITALFGHFGMEWDVRGVQGAEREELKRFIALYKEHRGLIHSGRMVRADMSDDSLMLHGVVASGVGPAGSAPGTTAALFALVSTGTAFAEQTGRITIPGLDADRDYRVEAVFPTPGDADYAHTFTQVQPPAWLADGAVAGGRFLAEVGLPMPILNPEHALVLRFTAL from the coding sequence ATGGACCCCCTGCATCTCCGTTCCGCCGGCACCAGTCTGGTGATGAGCTTCGACAGCGGGGAGGCCGAGGTCATCCACTGGGGCGCGGATCTTGGCAGCACCCTGCCGGACCTCGCCATTTTGGGCGAACCGATCCCCCACTCCGCCATCGACGCCAACGTGCCCGCCGGCCTCCTGCCGCAGGCATCGTCCAGCTGGCGCGGCCGTCCCGCCCTCCGCGGCCACCGCATCGCCGACGGCGTATCCGGCCTTGACTTCTCGGCCCGCCTCCGCACGGTGACAGCGAGCGCCGAGGGCAACTCCGCCGTTATCGTCCAGACCGATTCCGACGCCGGCCTCACCGTCTCGTCCGCACTGACACTGCACGACGGCGGCCTGCTGGAACTGCGCCACACCCTCACCAACGACGGCGCCACGCCCTACCAGCTCGACGAACTGGGCACCGTCCTCCCGGTGGCGCCCGACGCCGTCGAACTCCTGGACCTGACCGGCCGCTGGTGCCGCGAACGCCACCCGCAGCGCCGCCCCATCCAACAGGGCACCTGGGTCCGCACCGGCCGGCACGGCCGCACCGGCCACGACTCCTCGCTGCTCTTCGCCGCCGGCACCGCCGGATTCGGCAACCGCCACGGGAAGGTCTGGGCCACGCACCTGGCCTGGAGTGGCAACCACGAGCAGTTCGCGGACAGCATCGGCGACGGCCGCACCATGATCGGCGGCTCCGAACTCCTGGGCCCGGCCGAAGTCATCCTCGCACCCGGCGCCAGCTACACCACGCCGGCCCTGTTCGCCGCGTACTCGGACCGCGGCCTGGACGGCATCAGCGAGGCGTTCTACAGCTGGTTCCGGTCCCGCCCCCACCATGTGCTCCCCGCAACCGGTACGGCAACCACCCCCGGAAAGCCGCGCCCCGTGGTCCTGAACACCTGGGAAGCGGTCTATTTCGACCACAACCTGGCCACCCTGATCGAGCTGGCCGACTCCGCCGCGGATCTCGGCGTGGAACGTTTTGTGCTCGACGACGGCTGGTTCCGCGGCCGCCGCGACGACCACGCCGGCCTGGGCGATTGGTACGTCGACGAATCCCTGTGGCCTGACGGGCTCACGCCCCTGATCGACGCCGTGACCTCCCTCGGGATGGAATTCGGGCTCTGGGTGGAACCGGAAATGGTCAATCTGGACTCCGATATTGTCCGCGCGCACCCCGAGTGGATTGTTGGTCCTTCGGTCCAGAGCTACAAGGAAGGCGGCCGCCTGCCGATCGAGTGGCGGAACCAGCATGTGATCGACCTCGTGAACCCCGACGCGTGGCAGTACATTTTCGAGCGCGTGGACTCCCTACTGCGCGAGAACAACATCAGCTACCTCAAGTGGGACCAGAACCGGGACCAGCTGGAGCACGGCCACGCCGGCCGCTCCTCGGTCCACGAACAGACCCTGGCCGCCTACCGGCTCTTTGACGAACTCAAGAAGTCCCACCCCGGCGTCGAAATTGAAAGCTGCTCCTCCGGCGGCGCCAGGGTTGACCTGGGCATCCTGGAACGCACCGACCGCATCTGGGCCTCAGACTGCAACGACGCCCTCGAACGGCAGACCATCCAGCGCTGGACCGGGCTGGTGGTCCCGCCGGAGCTCGTGGGCGGTCACGTCGGCCCCACCACCTCGCACACCACAGCCCGCACGCACGATCTGTCCTTCCGCGCCATCACAGCGCTGTTCGGCCACTTCGGCATGGAATGGGATGTCCGCGGGGTCCAGGGCGCCGAGCGTGAGGAACTCAAACGCTTCATCGCCCTCTACAAGGAGCACCGCGGCCTGATCCACTCCGGGCGCATGGTCCGCGCGGACATGTCCGACGATTCCCTGATGCTGCACGGCGTGGTGGCTTCCGGCGTCGGTCCGGCAGGCTCTGCACCAGGCACGACGGCGGCGCTGTTCGCCCTGGTCAGCACCGGCACCGCGTTTGCGGAGCAGACCGGCCGGATCACCATTCCGGGCCTGGACGCGGACCGGGACTACCGGGTGGAAGCCGTCTTCCCGACGCCCGGAGACGCCGACTACGCCCACACGTTCACCCAGGTCCAGCCCCCGGCCTGGCTGGCGGACGGGGCGGTGGCCGGCGGCCGCTTCCTGGCCGAAGTGGGCCTGCCCATGCCCATCCTCAACCCGGAACACGCCCTCGTCCTGAGGTTCACGGCCCTGTAG
- the aroQ gene encoding type II 3-dehydroquinate dehydratase — translation MTDVSSNDSASASAAGRGTILVINGPNLNLLGTREPEKYGTSTLADVEQLAATTAQAHGFNVECVQSNHEGVLLDVIHAARGTAVGIVLNAGAFTHTSVALRDALAAVQLPAVEVHITNVHQREEFRHHSFLSPVCAAVIVGAGVFGYKLAIDYLAETL, via the coding sequence ATGACTGACGTTTCCTCCAATGACTCCGCATCTGCCTCCGCTGCCGGCCGCGGCACCATTCTCGTGATCAACGGCCCCAACCTCAATCTGTTGGGCACCCGTGAGCCGGAGAAGTACGGTACCTCCACCCTCGCGGACGTGGAGCAGCTGGCAGCCACCACGGCGCAGGCCCACGGTTTCAACGTGGAATGCGTCCAGTCCAACCATGAGGGCGTGCTCCTGGACGTCATCCACGCAGCCCGTGGCACCGCCGTCGGGATTGTGCTGAACGCCGGCGCCTTCACCCACACTTCCGTGGCCCTGCGCGACGCCCTGGCAGCGGTGCAGCTCCCCGCCGTCGAGGTCCACATCACCAACGTGCACCAGCGTGAGGAATTCAGGCACCACTCGTTCCTGTCCCCGGTCTGCGCCGCGGTGATCGTGGGCGCCGGGGTCTTCGGCTACAAGCTGGCCATCGACTACCTCGCCGAAACGCTGTAG
- a CDS encoding DUF4177 domain-containing protein, with the protein MTKWEYATIPLIIHATKQILDQWGEDGWELVQVITGPDGNGLVAYLKREKQ; encoded by the coding sequence ATGACCAAATGGGAGTACGCCACGATTCCGCTCATTATTCACGCCACCAAGCAGATCCTGGATCAGTGGGGAGAGGACGGCTGGGAGCTCGTCCAGGTCATCACCGGACCTGACGGCAACGGCCTGGTTGCCTACCTCAAGAGGGAGAAGCAGTAG
- a CDS encoding transglycosylase domain-containing protein produces MATRKNPIFDTATTLGKIFGFLGVSAICGVLVAGLLVPAAAVSGSAASGSIEFFDTLPAELQVDPPSQSTRILAADGSLIANLYEENRTKVALDQISPFMKEAIIAVEDSRFYEHGGVDTTGILRAMVSTARGNKQGASTITQQYVNNVLNANLAAEGNTGDIKLNGVNKGVGDKLREMKLAIALEKEFSKEQILEGYLNIVFFNRDAYGIEAASKFFFSSTAKDLTLPQAALLAGLVNSPSAFDPITNPENAKQRRDLVLGLMLDQRKITQADHDAAVATPVEPKVTPSRQGCAYSTTAPYFCDYVLHLLLNNPAYGADAKEREQKIFRGGLTITTTLDLNAQKVAQAESDAAAGANPDNWGASIVSVQPNTGKILNMAQNTSFLPTEGKFNQTQNFNVDKSDKDGNDLNGLGGFQPGSTMKPFTFAEWLNEGKSMNTNINAATRKYPQNFPWKNTCPNPTVGWYDARIPGSFDLQNSDDGYYRNMTVLYGLQNSINTATFASAAQVDLCGIQKIVDAVGIHGGLPSGDDPNPPVKMTTLANLIGSTQTAPLTMASAFATFANDGKYCEPIAITSVTDQTGAQLPAQATTCRDAVKPEVARGVVYAMQKVLDEGSGSLIQPRLSTKTNFPVAAKTGTNDTNGSTWVVGYTTGVATAAWFGDPLGNQSREGRNLTVNGKFYKAIDGYMIAGPMFSKYMAQVAPAYGTNAFTAPPTNMVNGTPARTTPSTQATAPATAPSTAPSTPPSNNGNGEKKD; encoded by the coding sequence ATGGCGACTCGTAAGAACCCCATTTTCGACACGGCCACTACCCTCGGAAAGATTTTTGGTTTCCTTGGTGTGAGCGCGATTTGTGGTGTCCTGGTGGCGGGCCTGCTTGTCCCGGCCGCCGCCGTTTCGGGCAGCGCGGCAAGCGGTTCTATCGAGTTCTTCGATACCCTCCCGGCAGAGCTGCAGGTGGACCCGCCCAGCCAGTCCACCCGGATCCTCGCCGCGGACGGCAGCCTGATCGCGAACCTCTACGAGGAAAACCGGACCAAGGTTGCCCTCGACCAGATCTCGCCGTTCATGAAGGAAGCCATCATCGCTGTCGAGGACAGCCGGTTCTACGAGCATGGCGGTGTGGACACCACCGGCATCCTCCGCGCCATGGTCAGCACGGCCCGCGGCAACAAACAGGGCGCCTCCACCATCACCCAGCAGTACGTGAACAACGTGCTCAACGCGAACCTCGCTGCCGAGGGAAACACTGGCGACATCAAGCTCAACGGTGTTAACAAGGGCGTCGGAGACAAGCTCCGCGAAATGAAGCTCGCGATCGCCCTGGAGAAGGAATTCTCCAAGGAACAGATCCTTGAGGGATACCTCAACATCGTCTTCTTCAACCGCGATGCCTACGGCATCGAGGCCGCGTCCAAATTCTTCTTCAGCAGCACGGCCAAGGATCTGACCCTCCCGCAAGCAGCACTCCTCGCGGGGCTCGTCAACAGCCCATCAGCGTTTGACCCCATCACCAATCCGGAGAACGCCAAACAGCGCCGCGACCTGGTGCTGGGCCTCATGCTGGACCAGCGAAAGATCACGCAGGCCGATCACGACGCCGCCGTGGCCACACCGGTGGAGCCGAAGGTCACGCCATCACGCCAGGGCTGCGCGTACTCCACCACGGCACCCTACTTCTGCGACTACGTGCTGCACCTGCTGCTCAACAACCCGGCCTACGGTGCGGACGCAAAAGAGCGCGAACAGAAGATCTTCCGCGGCGGCCTGACCATCACCACCACGCTGGACCTCAACGCGCAAAAGGTTGCCCAAGCTGAGTCAGACGCGGCCGCCGGCGCCAACCCGGACAACTGGGGCGCGTCCATCGTCTCCGTGCAGCCCAACACCGGCAAGATCCTGAACATGGCGCAGAACACGTCGTTCCTGCCCACCGAAGGCAAGTTCAACCAGACGCAGAACTTCAACGTGGACAAGTCGGACAAGGACGGCAACGACCTCAACGGCCTGGGCGGATTCCAGCCCGGTTCGACCATGAAGCCTTTCACGTTCGCGGAATGGCTGAATGAGGGCAAGTCCATGAACACCAACATCAACGCCGCCACCCGCAAGTACCCACAGAACTTCCCCTGGAAGAACACCTGCCCAAACCCCACCGTGGGCTGGTATGACGCCAGGATTCCCGGCAGCTTCGACCTGCAGAACTCCGACGACGGCTACTACCGGAACATGACGGTCCTGTACGGCCTGCAGAACTCGATCAACACGGCCACGTTCGCCTCGGCGGCGCAGGTTGATCTTTGCGGCATCCAGAAGATCGTGGATGCTGTCGGAATCCACGGTGGCCTGCCGTCGGGTGACGATCCCAACCCGCCGGTCAAGATGACCACTTTGGCCAACCTGATCGGCTCCACGCAGACCGCCCCGCTGACCATGGCCTCCGCGTTTGCCACGTTCGCCAACGACGGCAAGTACTGCGAGCCCATTGCCATCACATCTGTCACGGACCAGACCGGCGCACAGCTCCCGGCCCAGGCCACCACTTGCCGTGATGCCGTCAAACCGGAGGTCGCCCGGGGCGTTGTATATGCCATGCAGAAGGTCCTGGATGAGGGTTCGGGATCGCTCATCCAGCCGCGGCTCTCCACGAAGACCAACTTCCCGGTGGCTGCCAAGACCGGCACCAACGACACCAACGGCTCCACCTGGGTGGTCGGTTACACCACCGGGGTGGCCACCGCGGCCTGGTTCGGTGACCCGCTGGGTAACCAGAGCCGTGAAGGCCGGAACCTGACCGTCAACGGAAAGTTCTACAAGGCGATCGACGGTTACATGATCGCCGGTCCCATGTTCTCCAAGTACATGGCCCAGGTCGCGCCGGCGTACGGCACCAATGCGTTCACGGCGCCGCCCACCAACATGGTGAACGGAACGCCGGCCCGGACCACTCCCTCAACGCAGGCCACAGCACCTGCGACGGCGCCTTCTACGGCCCCGTCCACCCCGCCGAGCAACAACGGCAACGGCGAGAAGAAGGACTAG
- a CDS encoding metallophosphoesterase has translation MAVSPALASRVRNIGRGFAVTAGAGTAAGLAAFGYGLWEKNQFVLREETLPILPAGHAPFRVLHLSDIHFVPGQDTKARWLESLASLEPDLVVNTGDNLSHVKAVEPLLKALRPLLEFPGVFVPGSNDYFGPSFKNPASYLLGPSKAKPKQTELDWPRLRSGFGMGGWVDLTNRHQSVVLRGIRFDFSGVDDPHLGRERYAGWPRGTRDQDKNAHLRVAVIHAPYQRVLDHFTQDGADLLLAGHTHGGQLCLPGYGALVANCDLPTWRAKGLNNWESNGSTTPVNVSGGIGTSRFAPIRIACKPEAVLLTLTSSE, from the coding sequence ATGGCCGTCAGCCCAGCATTGGCCAGCCGCGTCCGGAACATCGGGCGCGGCTTTGCCGTCACCGCCGGCGCGGGCACCGCAGCGGGTCTCGCAGCCTTCGGATACGGGCTGTGGGAGAAGAACCAGTTTGTCCTGCGCGAGGAGACACTGCCCATCCTGCCCGCAGGGCACGCACCCTTCCGCGTCCTGCACCTGAGCGACATCCACTTCGTACCGGGCCAGGACACCAAGGCCCGCTGGCTCGAGTCGCTGGCGTCGCTGGAGCCGGACCTGGTGGTCAACACCGGGGACAACCTCAGCCACGTCAAGGCCGTGGAACCCCTGCTCAAGGCGCTGCGCCCGCTCCTGGAATTTCCGGGCGTTTTTGTCCCGGGGTCCAACGACTACTTCGGTCCGAGCTTCAAAAACCCCGCGTCCTACCTGCTGGGCCCGTCCAAGGCCAAGCCCAAACAAACCGAATTGGACTGGCCGCGGCTGCGGTCGGGCTTCGGCATGGGCGGCTGGGTGGACCTCACGAACCGGCACCAGTCGGTGGTGTTGAGGGGGATCCGGTTCGACTTCTCCGGTGTGGATGATCCGCATTTGGGCCGGGAGCGCTACGCGGGCTGGCCCCGCGGCACCCGTGACCAGGACAAGAACGCGCATCTCCGGGTTGCGGTCATCCACGCCCCCTACCAGCGGGTCCTGGACCACTTCACGCAGGACGGCGCGGATCTGCTGCTGGCGGGCCACACCCATGGTGGCCAGCTTTGCCTCCCCGGCTACGGGGCCCTCGTAGCCAACTGCGACCTCCCCACCTGGCGGGCCAAGGGACTCAACAACTGGGAAAGCAACGGAAGTACGACGCCGGTCAACGTCTCGGGCGGCATCGGCACCTCCCGTTTCGCTCCCATCCGCATCGCCTGCAAACCCGAGGCTGTCCTGCTGACGCTGACCTCCTCCGAATAG
- a CDS encoding MarP family serine protease: MIGLTVLDLALILALLSYLIYGLRNGFLVTLGGIAGFAAGAVAAFFAVPLVSGFVDDSGWRLTAIVAAAVVLMALGHGTGTMIGRKIRGVVRIKPLRAVDRLVGGAVNVVVSALVMSMLAFSVSALGVPFVSQQLAESKVIRYIDGLTPVPLKTTMAQLRSTVIGNGIPTLLEGLDQGQPVAVPNASTDTPALNRAAQSVLKIAGTAYQCGQNQTGTGFVVSPGRVVTNAHVVAGVSQPVVEIPDGGALPGRVVYFDTRHDLAVLAVDGLPSEPLTLTSDLPNGSPAAFAGYPHGGPFKSKPATVQDITSVLVPDIYGQNPAPEEIYRLAGDVQPGNSGGPLLTMEGQVAGVIFAKATSDAEMGFGITMGDLFPVASQAASLSAPVSSGQCIQK, translated from the coding sequence GTGATTGGCTTGACTGTTCTGGACCTGGCGCTGATCCTGGCCCTGCTGTCTTACCTGATCTATGGCCTGCGCAACGGCTTCCTGGTCACCCTCGGCGGTATCGCCGGCTTTGCGGCGGGCGCCGTGGCTGCATTCTTCGCCGTTCCACTGGTCAGCGGCTTCGTGGATGACTCCGGCTGGCGGCTGACCGCCATCGTGGCCGCCGCCGTCGTACTTATGGCACTGGGCCATGGCACCGGAACCATGATCGGGCGCAAAATCCGCGGTGTCGTGCGGATCAAACCGCTGCGTGCCGTAGATCGGCTGGTGGGCGGGGCCGTCAACGTGGTGGTCTCGGCCTTGGTGATGTCCATGCTCGCTTTCAGCGTCAGCGCCCTGGGCGTTCCGTTTGTGTCCCAGCAACTGGCCGAGTCCAAAGTCATCCGGTACATCGATGGGCTGACTCCTGTCCCGTTGAAGACCACCATGGCGCAGCTGCGGTCCACGGTGATCGGCAACGGAATCCCCACGCTGCTTGAAGGCCTGGACCAGGGGCAGCCAGTGGCGGTGCCCAATGCCAGCACCGATACGCCTGCGCTGAACCGGGCCGCGCAGTCAGTCCTGAAAATAGCCGGCACGGCCTACCAATGCGGCCAGAACCAGACCGGCACCGGCTTTGTGGTTTCCCCGGGCCGGGTTGTGACCAATGCCCATGTTGTGGCGGGCGTGTCGCAGCCGGTGGTTGAAATTCCCGACGGCGGTGCGCTGCCCGGACGGGTGGTGTACTTCGACACCAGGCACGACCTCGCCGTCCTGGCCGTGGACGGGTTGCCTTCGGAGCCGCTCACACTGACGTCCGACCTTCCGAACGGCAGCCCGGCCGCCTTCGCGGGGTATCCGCACGGCGGGCCGTTCAAGTCCAAACCCGCCACGGTCCAGGACATTACGTCAGTTCTGGTCCCCGATATCTATGGCCAAAACCCGGCCCCCGAGGAGATCTACCGGCTGGCCGGCGATGTCCAGCCCGGAAACTCGGGCGGGCCGCTGCTGACCATGGAGGGCCAGGTGGCCGGCGTCATTTTCGCCAAGGCAACCTCGGACGCCGAAATGGGCTTCGGCATCACCATGGGTGACCTGTTCCCGGTCGCGTCCCAGGCCGCAAGCCTCAGCGCTCCCGTCTCTTCTGGTCAGTGCATCCAGAAGTAG